ACCGGACAATTTCCCCTTCGCGCCCAGCTATGGCTACCATTTCGATGCTTACGCCCTGGGGGCATTCCTGCGCGACTGGGCAGTCGAACGCGGTGTCACCCATCGCCCTCTCAAGGTAACCGAAGTCGAGCGGGCAGATGATGGCGATATCGCAGCTTTGCTGTGCGAGGGCGGGGAACGGATCGCGGGCGATCTGTTCGTCGATTGCTCGGGCTTTCGCGCGATGCTGGCCGAGCAGGAAATGGGCGCAAAGTTCCTTCCTTTTGCCGACAACCTTTTCAACGACAGCGCCGTTGTCATGCCGACCGATCACCGCAACGGCTTCAAGCCACAGACCGAGGCGACGGCGATGCAGGCGGGCTGGCGCTGGTCGATCCCGCTGACCAATCGTATCGGCAACGGCTATGTCTACTCGTCCAAATATCTCTCGGACGAGGCGGCAGAGGCAGAATTGCGTGCGGCCATCGGCATGGAAGGTAGCGACCAGCAAGCGCGGTTCCTGAAGATGAAAGTCGGACGCCTGGAAAACAGCTGGACCGGCAATTGTCTTGCCGCTGGGCTGGCGCAGGGCTTCCTCGAACCGCTTGAGGCGACCGCACTGCATATTGTTATCGTCACTGCGCTGGAATTCGCGCAGGCTTATGAACAAGGCGGGTTCGGACCGCAGCATCGCGAGGCTTTCAATGCCTCCATCGGTACCCGATATGAGGGCATTCGCGACTACATCGTCGCGCATTACCGCCTCAACCAGCGCACGGACACGCCCTACTGGCGCGACAACGCAGCCAATGATCATCTCTCGCCCGGCCTCAAGCGCATGATGACGGCCTGGTTCCGCCACCAGGATATCAATGCCGCCAATGACGAGGCCTATGGCGGCAAGCGCTATTACGCCAATGCGAGCTGGCATTGCCTGTTCGCCGGCTATGGCACGTTCCCGCCCAAGGATAAGATGCAGCCGGTGCCCGAGGGTATTCACGCGGCTGATCCGGCGCAGATGCGTGCGATGCTGGACGCCTGCGCCAGCAACTTTCCGGCCTATGATCCGATCAGCACCTAACCAACAGATGGATTGACCACTGCCCCCTTCATTCGCCATGCAGCGACGCAATAGGTACGGGTGAGGGAAATTCAGGTGAGCAAGGACGAGAGGCGACTGACATCGTTCGATGTCGCAGCGAGGGCGGGAGTCTCGCAGTCCACTGTCTCGCGTGCGCTCTCAGGCTCCCCGACGATCACCGAAGCAACCCGTACGCGCGTGATCGCTGCCGCGCGTGACCTGGGCTATGTCGTTGACGAACGTGCCGCCCGGCTGCGCAGCGGCAAGAGCAAGACCATAGCCGTTGTTGTCATCGGCCGAGCAGGGCAGGGCGCCGCCTCCGTCAATCCATTTTACTATTCATTGCTCGGCAGCGTGTGCACGGCGGCGGCGCAGCAGGGCTATCAGGCGCTGGTTTCAATCCAGTCCGAGCCCGAGCAGTTTTTCGGCCAGTTCATAGAGCGCGGGCAAGCCGATGCAGTCGTCGTTCTGGGCACAGCAACAAACCGGCAGGCCTGGGACCACTTCAGCGACTATCGCAGAGTGCAATCCAACCTAGCATTTTGGGGCGCACCGTTTGACGGCCCCGGCTATGTCCGGTCCGACAATCACGCAGGCGCGAAATTGGCCGTCGAGCGACTGATCGCCGGCGGATACAAGCGGATTGCCTTTGTCGGTGAAACTGATGGCGCGCAGCGCCAGTTCAGCGAGCGCTACGAGGGGTATCGCACGACGCTGGAAGCGGCTGGCTTGACTGCCAGCGAGGCGATTACGGCACCTGGCGAGACGCGCGAAGAACAAGGCGCAGGCGCGGTTGCCGCACTGCTGGAAAGCGGCGACGGTTTCGATGCGGTTTTTTCCGCCTGTGACGCGATGGCGCTGGGCATCCTCGCCCGACTTCGTGACGCAGGACAATCCGTGCCGGAGGATTTCGGGGTTGTCGGTTTTGACGGTTTGGGCGTTGGCGCGCATTCCTCCCCGCCGCTTACCACAATCGAACCCGATTTTGCCGAGGCCGGGCTCAATCTGGTCGAGGCCGCACTGGGCGGCGCCGATGATGATCGTGACCGCCGCGTCTCGGTGCATCTGGTGGAGCGTGCCAGCGCTCGATAGGGCTTTGCTCTATCAAATCTTGTCAACAACGGCCGTCACGGGTCCGATAAATCGGGCGTCTTGGCGTGTGCTATCGCAGGCGGCCTTCTTGCGGCCCACAAGTTATGGTTAACTTTGTCTTCAGCCAGCTTGTTGTCAGGTGGCAGTCAATTAAGGTGGCAGACCGCCGGATATGGAGGGCTCGGTGATTCTAAACCAAGCGGGCTGGCTTGCCTCTATTGCTTTGCTGGCTCTGATGTCTGCTCCTGCGAGTGCAGATGTGATGGAAATTGATGCGGATGGAGCGCGCTGGATTGCCGGCGGCGCTGCTGCTGTGCCTGCCCGGACCCTGATGTCCGCACCGACATTGCTTGAAACCGATCCGGCCACCGGACTGCCCGCCCATGCCACATCCAATCCGGCCCTGACGGCGCTGGGCGTACCAGCGACATACCAGGCCAAGGTGCAAGAACTTTCGGCCCGTTTCGATCTGAGCCCGAGCCTGATCGAAGCGCTGGTTTGGCAGGAAAGCCGCTGGCGCGAGAACGCGGTTTCTCATGCCGGCGCGCGCGGGTTGGCCCAACTGATGCCGGGTACCGCGCGCTATCTCGGCGTCGATCCTGACGATCCCTTTGCCAATCTGGAGGGCGGCGCACGCTACCTGCGCGAACAGCTCGACCGGTTTGACGGCGACCTGGAAAAGGCGCTGGCCGCGTATAATGCCGGGCCAGGCCGGGTACTCGCGGCCAAAGGTATTCCGAATATCCGTGAAACCAAGAACTACGTGGCGGCCATCATGGGGCGGCTGTCCAACCATTCCCGAGGGGACAGATAACAATGGGATCGCTTTCTCGCATCGCTGCATTTCTGGCGCTGCTGTCACCGTCCGCTGCCTTGGCGCAGACCCAGGTCCAGTCCGGGCAGGTCGATCCGGCCGGTTCGGGCCCGATCGTCAATGCGCTGGGCTGGTTGCAGGGAACGCTGCTGGGCAATGTTGCCACCGCTGTTGCCGTGATGGCCGTGGCCGCTGTCGGCTTCATGATGCTTACAGGTCGGCTCAATTGGCGCTTCGGCGCAACAGTGATCATCGGCACATTCATTCTGTTCGGCTCGGCCTCGATCGTCGCCGGTATCCAGCAGGCAGCGGGCTAGGGCGGGGCGCGGAACCGTGGAGCAGCTGACCCGCCATCCCGTGCACCGTGCCCTCACACGCCCGCAAATGTTTGCCGGCGTGACGTATAATTATTTCATCATCAACGCAGCGGTCACGACAGAGATTTTCCTGATTACAGGCAGCTGGCTGTCGCTTCCCGCTGCGCTGGTCATTCACGGGGTGGGCTATTTTGCCTGCCTGCGCGAACCGCGTGTTTTTGACCTCTGGATCACCAAGGTCAGCAAATGCCCGCGGGTAAAAAATTTCAAGCGCTGGGGCTGCAACAGCTACGCAGCTTGAGCACTGTTTTAGACGTGGCTCAGGAGGGCCGCAGGACATGAGCAACTGGATCGGACCGGCTGCATGGAGCGCCAAGGAAGCCCGCGCGGGCGACCGGCTGCCCTATTCCGGGCTGGTCGATCCGGGCACGGTGCTCCTGCGCGATGGATCGCTGATGACGGCGATCCAGGTCCCCGGCCTGCTGTTCGAAACAGAAGATACAGACTCGCTCAACGCCCATGCTGCGACCCGCGAAGTGGTGCTGCGCTCGACGCTCGATTCCCGCTTCGTCCTGTACCATCACGTGATCCGTCGCCGGGTTTCGGTGGAGCTCGACGCCCAGTTTCCCGATCCGCTAACCCGCCATATCGATACGCGATGGAAAGAGCGGCTCGGCTCCGGCTCGCTGTTCATCAATGACCAGTTCGTGAGCCTGGTCCGGCGTCCTGCGCGCGGAAAAGCGGGCTTTGCCGAACGCCTGGCCAGAATGTGGAATCGCAGCGGACAGGACGATGTCGAGGCGGATCCCAAGGATTTGCGATCGTTGAAGGCGGCCGTCACCAGCCTCGTCGCCTCCTTGCAGCCTTACGGGGCCAGCGTCTTGGGCGATTATGATGCGCCCACTGGCCACACCAACAACGAGATGTTGGAGCTACTCTCCGCCCTCTACAATGGCGAAATGCGCCCCGTGCGGCGGCCGTCAGATGAAACCGATATCGGTTATATGTTGCCCTATCGCCGGGTCAGCTTTGGTCTCGATGCGATGGAGCAACGCGGCTCGGGTGAGCCGGATTTCGCCTCGATCCTGAGCCTGAAAGACTATCCGGATGCCACCAGTCCGGGCCTGCTAGACGGGTTGCTCCGCCTGCCGCACGAAATGATCGTTTCGGAAAGCTATGCGCCGTCAGAACGGACCACGGCGCGCGAGCGGATGGACCTGTCGCTGCGCCGCTTGCGCTCTGCAGATGAAGAAGCACAGGCCGAACGTGCCGATATGCTCGCGGCACGCGATGCGTTGGGCAATGGTGCCGTTGGCTTCGGGGACCACCATTTGACCGTGCAAGTACGCGAACAGACCTTGCCGGCGCTGGACGAGGCCAGCGCAGCCTGCGCAGCCTCATTGGCAGACACCGGTGCCATCGTTGTGCGCGAAGACACCAATCTGGAGCCGGCATTCTGGGCGCAATTCCCGGGCAATGAGCAATATATCGTGCGCCGCGCGATGATCAGCTCGGCCAATATGGCCAGCTTCGGATCGTTCCATGGCTTTGCGCTTGGTCAGGCCGAGGACAACCATTGGGGCGACGCAGTCACGCTGTTGGAAACGACCAGCGCGACGCCTTTTTTCTTCAACTTCCACCACGGCGATCTGGGCAATTTCTCGGTTATCGGGCCGAGCGGTTCGGGCAAGACCGTGGTGATGAATTTCCTCGCCGCACAGGCGCAGAAATTCCGACCACGAACCATATTGTTCGACAAGGATCGCGGCGCGGAGCTGTTCGTGCGCGGAATCGGCGGTCGTTATGACCGGATTCATGCGGGCGAAGCGACCGGTTTCAACCCCCTCGCGCTGCCTGACAATGCGGTAAATCGGGCATTCTTGCGGGATTGGTTGGGCGTATTGTTGGCCGCCGATGGCCCTGAGGAGCTGCAGACCATCGCCCATGCGGTCGATGCAGCTTACGAGAACGATGCCGATTTGCGCCAGTTGCGCAATTTCCGCGAATTGCTGTCCGGCACGCGCCGCCCCGAGCCAGGGGATCTGTCCGACAGGCTCTCTGCCTGGATCCATTCGGGCGAGCACGCCTGGCTGTTCGACAATGGCGAAGACAAGCTCGATCTCGACAACCGGACGCTCGGCTTCGACATGACCGCGCTGCTCGAAAATCCGAAGCTGCGGACGCCGACGATGATGTATCTGTTCCATCGGATCGAGGAGCGGCTGGATGGCAAGCCGGCGATGATCTTGATCGATGAGGGATGGAAAGCGCTGGACGATGATGTGTTTGCCGCGCGTATCCGGGACTGGCTCAAGACTTTGCGCAAACGCAATGCGCTGGTCGGGTTCGCCACACAGTCCGCCCGCGATGCCCTGGAAAGCCGCATTTCCACTGCGCTGGTCGAGCAGACCGCGACAATGGTGTTCATGCCCAACAGTCGCGCGCGGCCCGAGGATTACTGTGACGGCTTCGGCCTGACCCAGCACGAGCTTGCGCTGATCCGGTCTTTGCCTGCGCACAGCCGATGCTTCCTGGTGCGACAACCCGATGCGAGCGTGGTGGTCCGACTCGATCTGTCCGACTCGCCCGAAGTCCTGGCGATGCTTTCTGGCCGTGAAAGCACGGTACGTCGGCTCGACTTGCTGCGCGAAGCGGTTGGCGATGCCCCGGCTGACTGGTTCCCGAACCTGACGGGCCATGCCTGGCCGGGAGGGGCGAACGACACCACGGATACGAATGAGATCCCCTTCAAGCAGGCGGCCGAATAATGAGCCGGACCTGCGACCTTGCCATGTCTGAAGCCGCCGGGGGCATTGCCTCGGCATTGCAGGCGGTCGATTGCGTCGCATCCGAAGTCACTGGCGCTGCCTTTGGTCGACTGTTCGCACCGGGCGGAGACATGGCCACCGTGCTGACGATCCTGCTCACGCTCTATATCGCTTTCTTTGCCTTCATGCTGATCACCGGGCGTTCCAGCCTTGGAGTCCGCTCGCTGGTGCCGCGCATGATCACGCTGGGCCTGGTGCTGACCTTTGCAACCAGTTGGGTCGCGTATCAAAGTGTGGTCTGGAACCTTGCTTTGGGCGCGCCCGACTGGCTGGCCGGTGTCCTGACCGGCGACAACGGGTCGGCTACGATGACTTTCGCCAGTAAGGTCGACGTTGTGTTTCTCGCGGTAGAGGAAGCATCGAACGGGCAGACAGATGTGGAGACATTCTCACCTGCGGGGATGCTGTGGATCGGGGCATTGCTGTTCATGCTTGGCACTGTGGGTGTGCTGGTGACGGCCCGGATTGCTCTGGCGCTGCTGGTGGCGCTTGGCCCTGTTTTTGTCGTGATGGCATTGTTCAATGGTACGCGCGGCCTATTTGTCGGCTGGCTCAAAGGCGTCGTGCTGCTGGCGCTGGCCCCGCTACTGGCCGTCTTGGGCGGCAGCGTCATGCTGGAGCTTTCGGTGCCGATCCTGTCGGCATTGACCCAGACAGCTGGCGAAATCCCTGCACGGCCCGCGATGGCGTTCTTGATGGTTGGCGCGGTGCATGTTGCACTGATGGTGATGGTGTTCAAAGTGGCCGGGACTATGGTGGCGGGATGGCGCGTGTTCGGCCTCGCCGCTGACAAGGGCGAGCGAGGGGATGATGTTACCCCGGCTCAGGCACCTGCAGCAATTGCCTCCGCTCCGGCACAACCGGCCGCAACACCACAGGCTATCGGCGCATCCAACGCCCAACGCACGGCTGTTGCCGCCGCTGTGCCCATGGTGGCTGCAAATGATGCTGGCGGGGTAGTGGCAGGCACAGCCATCCGCGAAACCCGCATATTCGCAAGCTCTTCAGGGGGCGCCCAGGTCGCGCCTCTTTCAAATTCCGGGTCGCGAACGCGCGGGCTCGGCAGCCGGTTCAAGCCGGCACCTGCACGTCCTACGGAGAAAGTGAAATGATCCGCGCCGGTATCTCCGCGCCCGTCCCTGTGCTTGCACTCGCCCTGATGGCCGCTCCCCTGGCGGCCCAGGATTCCCGCTTGGTCGAATTGGAATATGATCCCGCCAGGGTGGTGACGATCGAAGGCCGGACCAAGGTACAGGCCACGATCAAGTTTGGTGAGGGCGAGGCAATCGAGAATGTCGCCATCGGCGATTCCACCACCTGGCAAGTGACACCCAACAAGCGCGCCAATTTGCTATTCGTCAAACCGCTGCAGGCCACGGCCAAAACCAATATGACGGTGGTGACCAACAAGCGCACCTATCTGTTCGACCTGGTCGCAAGCCCGCGCGCGAAGCCACTGTATATCCTGACCTTTACCTATCCCGACGAAGTGGCAGAGGAAGCCCTGCTGGCGCGCGCGGAAACGGCGAATGCGGTTGAGATTGCTGCCGCCACGGATCCCTATGCGGTCGCCGATCCTGCCGAGCTGAATTTTGCGTGGGCGCCGGATGGCGATGCAAAGCTGTTTCCTGCGCGCACCTATGACGATGGCGATGCAACCTTTCTGCAGTGGAATACCGGTGCACCCGTGCCCGCTATCCTGATCAAGGATTTCAAAGGGGTCGAGGGACCGGTCAACTTCACGGTTCGCGGAAATACTGTCGTGGTTGACGGCGTGCCGCGCGAAATCATCCTGCGTTCGGGCGATGAAAGCGCGACGCTGGTCAATAATGGCCCGATCCGGGTCCCGCCTTCTGTGCCGGCGCTCGAAGCGCTGGCGGGCGGTTGAGGAGGAACGAAGCGATGCGTCTAGCCATGCGACTTCCCGAAAAGAAGAAGGGCGATAGCGGCCCGGCCAATGATGGCGATCCGCGTGATGGCGAAAGTGCGGAGATCATCGATCTCGCCAGCCGTACGGGATATCCGGCAGTCGCGCAGAAGAACGGTAAGTCCGATGCGATGGGGCTGGTCGCCGGCATCGCGATTGTTGCTGCCCTGGGCGCGGTAACTTTGTGGAGTATGAACTCGGCCCGTGTCGCACCGCCTCCCAGTGTCGGGAACGCCCAGAACGCTGCCCCGCCGCCTGTCCTGGCGCAGGCCCCGCAGCAGGCGACAGCCCCGGCGGCAGTCGCGGCATCGCGCCCTGATCCCGCTCCGGCACCAGTCTTGGCAGCCAACCCGAACATTGTTGCCGGGCCAAGCAGCAATCCCAATGCGGCCCCTTCGCTGGTGTTTGACGCAGGTGCGCTTGGTGCTCCGGTCACGGCACCGGGGGGCGCGGCGCCTGCGGTCGCTGCTCCCGCGGGGGGCATGACGACCGGCAATTCAGCCAATGATTTTGCCAGCCGCATCGGCGGTGTGGGCGGCGCAACTGCTTCGGCGCAACCGATGGCCAATCCGGCGACCACTGTGACACAAGGCACCTTGATCCCCGCAATCCTGGAAACCGCGATTGATACTGATGTGCCGGGCTTTGTCCGCGCAGTGGTGAGCCAGGATGTACGCAGTTTCGATGGCAAAAACATCCTCGTCCCGCGCTCTAGCCGCCTGATCGGTCAATACCAGTCGGGCGTGCAGGGCGGGCAGAAGCGTGCCTATGTGATCTGGACCCGCTTGATCCGGCCCGACGGAGCTTCGGTGAACCTGCAGTCGCCCGCGATCGGGTTTGACGGCACCACCGGGCTGGAGGGCAAAGTCAACAGCCGCTTCTTCCAGCGTTTTGGCTCGGCCATGCTGCTGTCGGTTGTCGGTGGCCTATCCGCCATCGGCACGGGCGGTGCTTCGGTTGTGATCGGCGGCGGCGGTCAGGCTGCTGCTGCGGCTGCGGTGCAGCAAGACAGCCAGGTCGGGCCCACCATCCGGGTCCGCCAGGGTGAGCCGATCCGCGTTTTCACCGCGCGCGATCTCGATTTCTCGGGCGTTTAGTACAGACCGCATGGCCGCCGACGTCCACCCCCTTAACCAGCAGGACGATGCGCAGGAGCGCAGCGTCTATCTCGACGCGTATCTTGCGCCGTTTCGCCAATGGCTGGACCGCGACACTGTCACCGAAATCCTGGTCAACCGCCCGGGCGAGGTCTGGATTGAAGATGCGGCATCGCCGGGGATGCAGCGCATTGAAACGCCCGAGATCGATGACCGTCTGGTCCAGCGGCTGGCCGAACAGGTCGCGCGGGTGAGCCATCAGGGCATCAACCGCGAGCATCCGCTGCTGGGCGCGACATTGCCCGATGGAGCGCGGATCCAGTTTTGCGGGCCGCCGGCCAGTCGCAAGCATTGGGTTATGGCCATTCGGCGCCACCGCCAGCTCGATCTGCC
This is a stretch of genomic DNA from Parerythrobacter jejuensis. It encodes these proteins:
- a CDS encoding TrbC/VirB2 family protein; this encodes MGSLSRIAAFLALLSPSAALAQTQVQSGQVDPAGSGPIVNALGWLQGTLLGNVATAVAVMAVAAVGFMMLTGRLNWRFGATVIIGTFILFGSASIVAGIQQAAG
- a CDS encoding type IV secretion system protein: MSRTCDLAMSEAAGGIASALQAVDCVASEVTGAAFGRLFAPGGDMATVLTILLTLYIAFFAFMLITGRSSLGVRSLVPRMITLGLVLTFATSWVAYQSVVWNLALGAPDWLAGVLTGDNGSATMTFASKVDVVFLAVEEASNGQTDVETFSPAGMLWIGALLFMLGTVGVLVTARIALALLVALGPVFVVMALFNGTRGLFVGWLKGVVLLALAPLLAVLGGSVMLELSVPILSALTQTAGEIPARPAMAFLMVGAVHVALMVMVFKVAGTMVAGWRVFGLAADKGERGDDVTPAQAPAAIASAPAQPAATPQAIGASNAQRTAVAAAVPMVAANDAGGVVAGTAIRETRIFASSSGGAQVAPLSNSGSRTRGLGSRFKPAPARPTEKVK
- a CDS encoding type IV secretion system protein VirB3; the encoded protein is MEQLTRHPVHRALTRPQMFAGVTYNYFIINAAVTTEIFLITGSWLSLPAALVIHGVGYFACLREPRVFDLWITKVSKCPRVKNFKRWGCNSYAA
- a CDS encoding TrbI/VirB10 family protein; the encoded protein is MRLPEKKKGDSGPANDGDPRDGESAEIIDLASRTGYPAVAQKNGKSDAMGLVAGIAIVAALGAVTLWSMNSARVAPPPSVGNAQNAAPPPVLAQAPQQATAPAAVAASRPDPAPAPVLAANPNIVAGPSSNPNAAPSLVFDAGALGAPVTAPGGAAPAVAAPAGGMTTGNSANDFASRIGGVGGATASAQPMANPATTVTQGTLIPAILETAIDTDVPGFVRAVVSQDVRSFDGKNILVPRSSRLIGQYQSGVQGGQKRAYVIWTRLIRPDGASVNLQSPAIGFDGTTGLEGKVNSRFFQRFGSAMLLSVVGGLSAIGTGGASVVIGGGGQAAAAAAVQQDSQVGPTIRVRQGEPIRVFTARDLDFSGV
- a CDS encoding lytic transglycosylase domain-containing protein translates to MSAPASADVMEIDADGARWIAGGAAAVPARTLMSAPTLLETDPATGLPAHATSNPALTALGVPATYQAKVQELSARFDLSPSLIEALVWQESRWRENAVSHAGARGLAQLMPGTARYLGVDPDDPFANLEGGARYLREQLDRFDGDLEKALAAYNAGPGRVLAAKGIPNIRETKNYVAAIMGRLSNHSRGDR
- a CDS encoding TrbG/VirB9 family P-type conjugative transfer protein — its product is MIRAGISAPVPVLALALMAAPLAAQDSRLVELEYDPARVVTIEGRTKVQATIKFGEGEAIENVAIGDSTTWQVTPNKRANLLFVKPLQATAKTNMTVVTNKRTYLFDLVASPRAKPLYILTFTYPDEVAEEALLARAETANAVEIAAATDPYAVADPAELNFAWAPDGDAKLFPARTYDDGDATFLQWNTGAPVPAILIKDFKGVEGPVNFTVRGNTVVVDGVPREIILRSGDESATLVNNGPIRVPPSVPALEALAGG
- a CDS encoding LacI family DNA-binding transcriptional regulator; this translates as MSKDERRLTSFDVAARAGVSQSTVSRALSGSPTITEATRTRVIAAARDLGYVVDERAARLRSGKSKTIAVVVIGRAGQGAASVNPFYYSLLGSVCTAAAQQGYQALVSIQSEPEQFFGQFIERGQADAVVVLGTATNRQAWDHFSDYRRVQSNLAFWGAPFDGPGYVRSDNHAGAKLAVERLIAGGYKRIAFVGETDGAQRQFSERYEGYRTTLEAAGLTASEAITAPGETREEQGAGAVAALLESGDGFDAVFSACDAMALGILARLRDAGQSVPEDFGVVGFDGLGVGAHSSPPLTTIEPDFAEAGLNLVEAALGGADDDRDRRVSVHLVERASAR
- a CDS encoding tryptophan halogenase family protein; protein product: MSETKAPDVVVLGGGSAGWITACLLHQQWAEKGGSVTVVESPEIGIIGVGEGSTPQLKAFFDQLGIAESDWMPPCNATYKLGIRFNGWSDRAGFDSYYHPFPGPVDMHSEPAFVGNCSLARHGVDVAAHPDDWFLASQLSEAGKSPLAPDNFPFAPSYGYHFDAYALGAFLRDWAVERGVTHRPLKVTEVERADDGDIAALLCEGGERIAGDLFVDCSGFRAMLAEQEMGAKFLPFADNLFNDSAVVMPTDHRNGFKPQTEATAMQAGWRWSIPLTNRIGNGYVYSSKYLSDEAAEAELRAAIGMEGSDQQARFLKMKVGRLENSWTGNCLAAGLAQGFLEPLEATALHIVIVTALEFAQAYEQGGFGPQHREAFNASIGTRYEGIRDYIVAHYRLNQRTDTPYWRDNAANDHLSPGLKRMMTAWFRHQDINAANDEAYGGKRYYANASWHCLFAGYGTFPPKDKMQPVPEGIHAADPAQMRAMLDACASNFPAYDPIST
- a CDS encoding VirB4 family type IV secretion/conjugal transfer ATPase → MSNWIGPAAWSAKEARAGDRLPYSGLVDPGTVLLRDGSLMTAIQVPGLLFETEDTDSLNAHAATREVVLRSTLDSRFVLYHHVIRRRVSVELDAQFPDPLTRHIDTRWKERLGSGSLFINDQFVSLVRRPARGKAGFAERLARMWNRSGQDDVEADPKDLRSLKAAVTSLVASLQPYGASVLGDYDAPTGHTNNEMLELLSALYNGEMRPVRRPSDETDIGYMLPYRRVSFGLDAMEQRGSGEPDFASILSLKDYPDATSPGLLDGLLRLPHEMIVSESYAPSERTTARERMDLSLRRLRSADEEAQAERADMLAARDALGNGAVGFGDHHLTVQVREQTLPALDEASAACAASLADTGAIVVREDTNLEPAFWAQFPGNEQYIVRRAMISSANMASFGSFHGFALGQAEDNHWGDAVTLLETTSATPFFFNFHHGDLGNFSVIGPSGSGKTVVMNFLAAQAQKFRPRTILFDKDRGAELFVRGIGGRYDRIHAGEATGFNPLALPDNAVNRAFLRDWLGVLLAADGPEELQTIAHAVDAAYENDADLRQLRNFRELLSGTRRPEPGDLSDRLSAWIHSGEHAWLFDNGEDKLDLDNRTLGFDMTALLENPKLRTPTMMYLFHRIEERLDGKPAMILIDEGWKALDDDVFAARIRDWLKTLRKRNALVGFATQSARDALESRISTALVEQTATMVFMPNSRARPEDYCDGFGLTQHELALIRSLPAHSRCFLVRQPDASVVVRLDLSDSPEVLAMLSGRESTVRRLDLLREAVGDAPADWFPNLTGHAWPGGANDTTDTNEIPFKQAAE